CCGAGAGGTTCACGTAGTCGTCGGATCTGTTGTAGATCTCGATCCACTCCCCCTCCGCCTCCGTGGCCGAAGAGAGAGGGGTCGCCATGAACTCGTTGAAAACGAGAGCCGACGAGGACAGATCCTCCGGCATATGTGGCTGAACGCCTGTCGAGACGCAAGCAATCATCAGCAGGATCATTTCATTCCCTCTGTCCCCGGGGCCGGCGGCAGCAGTGATGCGGGCATCCGCCCGTCATTCCGCGTCTCCGGACCCGCCCTCCATAGCCCTGAGCAGCTCCTCTATCTCCTGGAGGGCCCGCCGCCTCTCCTCCTCGAGCTGCCTCAGAGCCTCCTCGTCCTGTGTCCTGCGCAGGCGCTCCGTGGGCTCGAGCGTCGTCCTGTTGAAGAACGGCCCTAGCTCGAACTCGGCGGCGAGCGTGAACTTGGAGTTCTGCATCACGTCGGTCTGATCCCTGTCGTCGCCCCTGAGCGACTGCTCGAACTCGGCCAGGCAGGCCGCGACGGACACCTTTCTGTTGATGGCGTAGCGGGCGCCGAAGTTGGCATCCCGGCCGTCCCACTCCACCGCGAGCGAGAAGACGTTCGAGGGATGGATCTCCACGGCCATGAAGAGGCCGGGTACGGGATTGGCGAAACCGTCGGAGTCCTCTTCCTGGATGAACCGCCCGGAGCCCCATCCGAGGTTCAGGCAGACCGGCACATGGGCGAGGTAGTCCAGGCTCTTGGTCACCACGATGTATGCGGATAGGTTCTGGCTCTGCGGATACTCGTACAGCGCAGAGTCGCCCTCGAAGAACTCGTAGTTCTTCTCGCCTATCAGGTTCTCGACTCCGACCGCGATGCCGGGCCGGGTGATGGACTCACGGAGGGCCAGGACCCTGGCCTGCCCCGAGAAGCCGCCTGCGCCCAGATAGGTTGCGCCGAGCTGTATCCGGTCGATCAGGCCCACCTCGACATGTCCGCCCAGGGCGAAGTCCGATTCGTTCGAGCCGTTGGGGTTCTCGTAGCCATAGGCGGTGAATCCGAGCCCTACGGCCACCTGGGTATGCTCGAGGACGCCGGCCACGGGGGCGTCGAGCATACCGTACCTGGCGAAGGGCAGAGAACCCGCCAGCACGCTCGAAGCGGCGCACGCCAGAATTGCGAAGTATCTCATCAGACCTCCCTGGTCGTCCTAAGATAACCCGCCCCGGCCGCGGGGCAAAGCCCCGTCACTCCCGGAAAGAGGATCCAGCGCCTGCCGCACTGCTCCGGCGAAATCCCTCCGGTTCCTCCTGTACTCGACCAGCTCGTCCCGCGTCCGGTCGGACATGGCCTGCAGCGCGCCCCTGTCCCTGAGCAGGCCGGCCACCCGTTCGGCACTCGCAGCAGGGTCGTCGAAGTCCAGACAGGCAATAGGCCCGCCGGCCCCGATTCCCGAAAGCGACTGGGGAACGGCAGCCACCGGCATCAGGTACGACATCGCGTCGAGGATCTTCATCTTGATCCCCGAGCCCAGCCTTATCGGGCAGAGGTAGAGGTCGTGGGAGCAGTGCAGTCCGGGAAGCGCATCCCCGTCGACGAAGCCGAGGTACTCGACCCCCTCGCGCATGATCCCCAGTTTGCCGGCCTCCTCCTCCGAAAGGCCGCATACCGAGAGTACGGCATCCGGCTCGAGCCTTCGGAGCGCCGGCATGAACCGGCCTGCCAGCCATCTCAAGGCGTCTAGATTCGGGAAGTACCGGTGCGAGCCGATGAACAGCAGCCTCCTGCCCGATTCCGAGCCTTTCCACCGCTGCTCCCTCACGGGGATCGGCTCTTCGGTCAGCACCACCCTCGTTCCGGGGTATGTCCGTGAGTACCACTCCGCATCGTTCCCGGATATCGATATGACGGCGCTGACGAGCTTCATCAGGTGCCTCTCGTAGATGACCGTCTTCAGGTACTCGCCCAGGAAGAACAGGCGCAGCGGGCTGAGGATCCCCTGGAACCTCAGCTGGTCCAGGGCGATCCGCCGCTCGACGTTGTGTGTGACGCAGATGACGGGGATCCTTCCGAAGGCCTCGCGGGGGATCATCTCCAGCCCCGAGATGTGCTCGCAGACGATCGCGTCCAGGCCGCGCCCGAGCAGGTCCCTCACGTGGGCTATCGCCGCGTCGCTCCTCCTCACCCTGCAGATCCTCGGTTTCGGCGAGAGCAGGAACGAGATGAGCGCCCTCGCCCCGGCGGCGAATCCTTCGGAGACGTGCGGCAGGCTTCGCGGGAAGACCTCGGTCTCCAGCCCGATCCCGCGGAAGTGGCCCGCCTGATCGGCGCGGTCCCCGTCCGCGTCCAGCAGCACGAGGCTTGCCGATACGCCCGGCGATCCTGAGAGTTCCATGATGTGGTTGAGGAAGGACACCTTGCCGCCCTTGTCGGGGGGCCAGGGGACCTCGACCACTATGTGTGCGATCCTGAGTTCGTCCAAGAGCGTATCCTCCAGCAGCGGAGCCGGCCCCGGGGCTCGTCGTGCGCGCATCCTAACCGCGGGGTGCCTTTCCGTCAAAGCCCTCGCCCGCCACGGCCGGGCTGCCCGTCTTGCCACACGCGGCGGTGCGGGGCATGCCCGGCCGGAATCCGCGGGACCGCCGCCGAATGCGGCGCTGCAACCGACGACTGGGGGCGGGATGCCGGAGGACGGCATCCGTGATCATGGCGCCGGGCCTCGCCTGCCGGCTCCTCACCCGGGAGCAGCCCGGCAGGCCATCCCCGCCCGGCGATCAGAAGCCGTTGGTGCTCGATTTCTCCGGCGGCTCGATCTCGACCCTCTCGCGCCCGGGCTCGACCGTCTCCTCGAACGTCCATCCCGGCGGCAGCCCGAATCCCCTCATGGACATGATCCTGTAGACGGTCACGCCCCTCTTCGGCGAGAACCTGGAGACCACGCAGGAGGCCGCCCCCCTCGCGCAGGCTTGTCTGACCGCCTCGGCCAGGGCTTCGCCGCGATCCGTGAAGAGTGCCGGTCCGGGCCTTCCCTGTCCCATCCCGCCCGTTTCCCCTGCCCGCTAGAGAGTCGAGGCGATGTAGGAGGTCAGCTCCCCGAGCCGGTGGGTGTAGCTGCCCATCTCGTTGTCGTACCAGCCGAAGATCTTCACGTGGGTCACCGGGATGCTCTCGGTCCGCTCCCCGTCCGTCGCGGGCAGGACCACGTCCACGAAGCCCGTGCGAGTGTGCGTCTCGACGGCCTCGATGACGACGGCCGCATCCTCGCCCTGCACGTCGGACGAGACGTTCTGCTCCTCGCTGTACCTCACGAGGCCTGCAGCCTCGCCCAGCGAGGCGTCCCGATAGATGTCGTTTATCGCGTCACGGTCGATGAGCGGCCTGCCCTCGCCGTCCATCCCGGACTGGAACGTGATGTTGAGGATGATCAGGCTGACGGTGGAGGTGGGGATCCTCACCGAATCCGCCATGAAGCCTATCCTCGAGATCTCGGGCAGCACCTGCTCCAGGGCCTTGGCAGCCCCGGTCGAAGTGAGGACGATGTTGGACAGGCCGGCCCTCGCCTTCCTCATGTCCTTCGCCCCGGAGTCCGGGACGGCGTCGAGGACCGGCTGGCTGGGGGTTATCGAGTGTACGGTGCTCATCCCGGCCGTGATCATGCGGCGGGTCAGGTCCCTCTCCAGCAGGGGCCGCATCATGTGCGCAAGGGCGGTCGTGGTGCACGATCCGCCGGAGACGATCGTGTGCCGCCCCGGCTCGAACCTGTGGTGGTTGATGCCGTAGATCATCATTATGGCGTCGTCGGGATCGGGGGCGTTCTTCTGCCTGCTCTTGAAGGGCGCACTCTGGATCACGGCCCTGGCCCCGGCCGCCAGATGACCTCTCAGCGCTCCTCCCGGAGTGTCCGCCTCGGCGTGCTGATCCACGAACCTGCCGGTGCAGTCCACCACGAGGGACACCCCGTTGTCCCGCCAGGGGATGTCCTTCGGGTTGCGCGCCTCCCTGAGGATCCGCACCTCCCGCCCCTGGATCGAGAGGATGCCCCTGCCCTCGTCGACGATCCTGCAGTCCCTGGATGCATTGAGTCCGCCCAGCCACCTGTGCAGCAGCCCGTAGGTGCTGTCCTTGACGATGTACTGGGTCACCGAATCGAGCGACGTCCCGACCTCGCGCCCGGTGTTCACTACGAAACGGTCGAAGTCATGGCGCCCCAGGTGGTGCCACAGGGTCAGCTTCCCGATCCTGCCGAGCCCGTTGATCCCGAGTACACGCTGTCC
This DNA window, taken from Candidatus Fermentibacter sp., encodes the following:
- a CDS encoding glycosyltransferase, which encodes MDELRIAHIVVEVPWPPDKGGKVSFLNHIMELSGSPGVSASLVLLDADGDRADQAGHFRGIGLETEVFPRSLPHVSEGFAAGARALISFLLSPKPRICRVRRSDAAIAHVRDLLGRGLDAIVCEHISGLEMIPREAFGRIPVICVTHNVERRIALDQLRFQGILSPLRLFFLGEYLKTVIYERHLMKLVSAVISISGNDAEWYSRTYPGTRVVLTEEPIPVREQRWKGSESGRRLLFIGSHRYFPNLDALRWLAGRFMPALRRLEPDAVLSVCGLSEEEAGKLGIMREGVEYLGFVDGDALPGLHCSHDLYLCPIRLGSGIKMKILDAMSYLMPVAAVPQSLSGIGAGGPIACLDFDDPAASAERVAGLLRDRGALQAMSDRTRDELVEYRRNRRDFAGAVRQALDPLSGSDGALPRGRGGLS
- a CDS encoding glyceraldehyde 3-phosphate dehydrogenase NAD-binding domain-containing protein, translated to MSGQRVLGINGLGRIGKLTLWHHLGRHDFDRFVVNTGREVGTSLDSVTQYIVKDSTYGLLHRWLGGLNASRDCRIVDEGRGILSIQGREVRILREARNPKDIPWRDNGVSLVVDCTGRFVDQHAEADTPGGALRGHLAAGARAVIQSAPFKSRQKNAPDPDDAIMMIYGINHHRFEPGRHTIVSGGSCTTTALAHMMRPLLERDLTRRMITAGMSTVHSITPSQPVLDAVPDSGAKDMRKARAGLSNIVLTSTGAAKALEQVLPEISRIGFMADSVRIPTSTVSLIILNITFQSGMDGEGRPLIDRDAINDIYRDASLGEAAGLVRYSEEQNVSSDVQGEDAAVVIEAVETHTRTGFVDVVLPATDGERTESIPVTHVKIFGWYDNEMGSYTHRLGELTSYIASTL